A genomic segment from Microbacterium sp. SORGH_AS_0428 encodes:
- a CDS encoding aconitase X catalytic domain-containing protein: MHLTDEEKRMRDGVEGDAVAVAMDLLIRYGDALQAERLVATRNVAGTMTQPSPAKAKLVAEGGWAKAFAVMNLDSDRELDIPSMRVPTCQLQHGFGADAQGLTRYPADSIRLQEDAESYFTDRGVRVLGTCTPYQVGNLPVLGEHCAWMESSAVVYANSVLGARTNCEGAASTGAASLTGRIPYWGNHLPANRLATHLVRAETPVAGFRDWGLLGYFVGELVQEARPAVVGSLAPASDADLKHFGAATATSGGVELYHLPGVTPEAPTLEAAFGGAGIPEAVTYGQRERRATYETLNAQGQSADVDFVLLGCPHASLAQVEEIAGLLEGRRLADGAQLWVMLPRALAAEALRRGWTRTITRAGGRVLTESCPAMSRAAPPGTRVMATDSAKQAHYLPAILGIEAWFGTTRECVDAAVTGRWRGELT, from the coding sequence ATGCACCTCACCGACGAGGAGAAGCGCATGCGCGACGGCGTCGAGGGCGACGCCGTCGCGGTCGCGATGGACCTGCTGATCCGCTACGGCGACGCACTCCAGGCGGAGCGGCTGGTCGCCACACGCAACGTCGCCGGAACCATGACCCAGCCCTCGCCCGCCAAGGCGAAGCTGGTGGCAGAGGGCGGGTGGGCCAAGGCGTTCGCCGTCATGAACCTCGACAGCGACCGGGAGCTCGACATCCCCTCGATGCGCGTGCCCACCTGTCAGCTGCAGCACGGATTCGGTGCCGACGCCCAGGGTCTCACCCGCTACCCGGCCGACAGCATCCGGCTGCAGGAGGACGCGGAGTCGTACTTCACCGACCGTGGGGTACGGGTGCTGGGGACCTGCACCCCGTACCAGGTGGGCAATCTTCCCGTCCTCGGCGAGCACTGCGCCTGGATGGAGTCGTCGGCCGTCGTCTACGCGAACTCCGTGCTGGGCGCCCGAACGAACTGCGAGGGGGCCGCCTCCACCGGTGCGGCGTCGTTGACCGGCCGCATCCCGTACTGGGGCAATCACCTTCCCGCCAACCGTCTCGCGACCCACCTCGTGCGTGCGGAGACCCCCGTGGCGGGCTTCCGGGACTGGGGGCTGCTCGGCTACTTCGTGGGCGAGCTCGTGCAGGAGGCGCGGCCCGCGGTCGTCGGCTCGCTCGCGCCGGCATCGGATGCGGACCTCAAGCACTTCGGCGCCGCCACCGCGACCTCGGGCGGTGTGGAGCTGTATCACCTGCCCGGTGTCACCCCGGAGGCGCCGACTCTGGAAGCGGCGTTCGGGGGCGCGGGGATACCGGAGGCGGTGACGTACGGCCAGCGGGAGCGGCGGGCGACGTACGAGACGCTCAACGCCCAGGGCCAGAGCGCGGATGTCGACTTCGTGCTGCTCGGCTGTCCTCACGCCTCGCTCGCCCAGGTGGAGGAGATCGCGGGGCTGCTCGAGGGACGCCGCCTGGCCGACGGTGCGCAGCTGTGGGTCATGCTCCCGCGTGCGCTCGCCGCCGAGGCCCTGCGTCGGGGCTGGACGCGCACGATCACGCGCGCCGGCGGGCGGGTGCTGACCGAGTCGTGCCCCGCGATGTCGCGCGCCGCTCCGCCCGGCACCCGCGTCATGGCGACCGACTCTGCCAAGCAGGCGCACTACCTGCCCGCGATCCTCGGCATCGAGGCGTGGTTCGGCACGACGCGCGAGTGCGTGGATGCGGCCGTCACAGGCCGCTGGCGAGGGGAGCTGACGTGA
- a CDS encoding UGSC family (seleno)protein, whose product MAPQEALLDPTGMSAGADDGTLAARPVSLRGLRVGLLDNTKPNATMLLEEIAAILQRDHAAGEATLYTKDYFGTPLSEPLRERIAAENDIVITAVGDCGSCSAATVADGIMFERAGVPTVSITSDSFFMSGRAMASVQGFPGFEFTAVAHPMASLTETEVRERAAAVMPEVLRILGVEEG is encoded by the coding sequence ATGGCACCGCAGGAAGCGCTGCTGGATCCGACCGGGATGAGCGCGGGCGCCGACGACGGCACGCTCGCCGCTCGTCCGGTGAGCCTGCGAGGACTCCGGGTCGGGCTGCTGGACAACACGAAGCCGAACGCCACGATGCTGCTGGAGGAGATCGCTGCGATCCTCCAGCGCGATCATGCGGCGGGCGAGGCGACGCTGTACACCAAGGACTACTTCGGGACCCCCCTGTCCGAGCCTCTGCGGGAGCGCATCGCCGCGGAGAACGACATCGTGATCACGGCCGTCGGCGACTGCGGCAGCTGCTCGGCGGCGACCGTCGCGGACGGGATCATGTTCGAACGCGCGGGGGTTCCGACGGTGTCGATCACCTCGGACTCGTTCTTCATGTCGGGTCGCGCGATGGCCTCGGTGCAGGGGTTCCCGGGATTCGAGTTCACCGCCGTCGCTCATCCGATGGCGAGTCTGACGGAGACCGAGGTGCGCGAGCGCGCGGCCGCGGTGATGCCCGAGGTCCTGCGGATCCTCGGCGTGGAGGAGGGATGA
- a CDS encoding zinc-binding dehydrogenase translates to MTPIPATMRAAVLADEHAAMRMMTIPVPEPGPDEVLLEVIACGVCHTDLHVIKGEVAFPRPAVMGHEVSGRIVAIGAGSDTSFEIGDTVVAGFIMPCRTCAACLRGRDDLCEQFFRRNRLEGTLFDGRSRLRMPDGSFLAMYSMGGLAEYCVVPISALAALAPDLDAETSCILGCAGLTSYGAVFRAGEVADGSTVAIIGVGGIGSSLIPLCLAAGAREVIAIDIAADKLRSARELGATATVDASIEDPVDAVRARSGGADVVFEALGRAETLEQGLGMLADGARLVAIGIAAAGTRAQLEITPLVRRGQQIVGSFGARTREDLPAVVRLAAEGAFDTDRLVTRRFDLEDADAAYAALARGEITGRAIIIPRRNREEETR, encoded by the coding sequence ATGACTCCCATCCCCGCGACGATGCGGGCGGCAGTGCTGGCGGACGAGCACGCCGCGATGCGGATGATGACGATCCCCGTCCCGGAACCCGGCCCCGACGAGGTGCTGCTCGAGGTGATCGCGTGCGGCGTCTGCCACACCGATCTGCACGTGATCAAGGGCGAGGTCGCCTTCCCACGCCCCGCGGTCATGGGCCACGAGGTGAGCGGGAGGATCGTGGCCATCGGCGCCGGCAGCGACACGTCGTTCGAGATCGGCGACACCGTCGTGGCCGGGTTCATCATGCCCTGTCGCACCTGCGCGGCCTGCCTGCGCGGCCGCGACGACCTGTGCGAGCAGTTCTTCCGCCGCAACCGTCTCGAGGGGACCCTCTTCGACGGGCGCAGCAGGCTGCGGATGCCGGACGGATCCTTCCTCGCGATGTACTCGATGGGCGGACTGGCCGAATACTGCGTCGTCCCGATCTCCGCACTGGCGGCGCTCGCGCCCGATCTCGATGCCGAGACCTCGTGCATCCTCGGATGCGCGGGTCTGACCTCCTACGGCGCCGTCTTCCGCGCCGGCGAGGTCGCCGACGGCTCCACCGTCGCGATCATCGGCGTCGGCGGCATCGGGTCGAGTCTCATCCCCCTGTGCCTCGCGGCCGGCGCGCGGGAGGTCATCGCGATCGACATCGCCGCGGACAAACTGCGCAGCGCCCGCGAACTGGGTGCGACCGCGACCGTCGACGCGTCGATCGAGGACCCGGTCGACGCCGTGCGCGCCCGGTCGGGCGGGGCCGACGTCGTCTTCGAGGCGCTGGGCCGCGCCGAGACCCTGGAACAGGGGCTCGGAATGCTCGCCGACGGTGCACGCCTCGTCGCGATCGGCATCGCGGCCGCGGGAACCCGGGCGCAGCTGGAGATCACCCCTCTCGTGCGCCGCGGGCAGCAGATCGTCGGCTCGTTCGGCGCACGCACCCGCGAAGACCTCCCCGCCGTCGTGCGTCTCGCCGCAGAGGGCGCCTTCGACACCGACCGACTCGTGACACGCCGTTTCGACCTGGAGGATGCGGACGCCGCCTACGCGGCGCTCGCGCGAGGCGAGATCACGGGTCGGGCCATCATCATCCCCCGACGTAACCGAGAAGAGGAGACCCGATGA
- a CDS encoding MaoC family dehydratase, with protein sequence MTTDAIAIEELPAARGRELGPSSWYPITQDDIDVYADLTGDDNPLHVDEAAAAASPFGGRIAHGMLTLSMVVLPLREIYRVSGASAGIVYGFDRIRFPAPTPSGGRIRLIGRVAEVEDRGDALQVTLALTFEVEGSAKPGVVAELILRHFR encoded by the coding sequence ATGACGACCGACGCCATTGCGATCGAGGAGCTTCCCGCCGCGCGCGGCAGAGAGCTGGGGCCGTCCTCCTGGTACCCGATCACGCAGGACGACATCGACGTCTACGCGGATCTGACCGGAGACGACAACCCGCTGCACGTCGACGAGGCCGCCGCGGCCGCATCCCCGTTCGGCGGGCGCATCGCGCACGGCATGCTGACCCTCAGCATGGTCGTGCTCCCCCTGCGCGAGATCTACCGCGTGAGCGGCGCCAGCGCCGGCATCGTCTACGGCTTCGACCGCATCCGATTCCCCGCTCCGACACCGTCGGGCGGACGCATCCGCCTCATCGGCCGCGTCGCCGAGGTCGAAGATCGCGGCGACGCGCTGCAGGTGACCCTCGCGCTCACCTTCGAGGTCGAGGGCTCCGCGAAGCCCGGGGTGGTCGCCGAGCTCATCCTGAGGCACTTCCGGTGA
- a CDS encoding SDR family oxidoreductase, producing the protein MRLDGRVAIVTGAGRSLGRAYALALAAAGAAVVVNDVDAASAGAVVEEIRAAGGSATAAVAAVGSTAAAEELVRAAVDEFGRLDILVANAGVLRDRVLWKMSDEEFDLVVETHLRGTFTCARAAASFLREQGEGGRIVLIGSPAGQFGSFGQTNYAAVKAGIVAMARTWSLELARAGITVNAVVPTALSPMTATIPAYAQAWEDHLAGLPVPAELRREKALGTPDDVAPLVVWLASERAAGVTGQAIGIGGDRLTLYAHPQVLDTDHRDGGWSAEEIDAAWADRFAAQAQPSGPPSRREDA; encoded by the coding sequence ATCCGACTCGACGGACGAGTGGCGATCGTCACGGGTGCGGGCCGCAGCCTCGGCCGGGCCTACGCGCTCGCGCTCGCGGCCGCGGGAGCCGCGGTCGTCGTCAACGACGTGGATGCGGCATCGGCCGGCGCCGTGGTCGAGGAGATCCGTGCCGCAGGCGGCTCCGCAACGGCCGCCGTCGCAGCGGTCGGCTCGACGGCGGCAGCCGAGGAGCTCGTCCGCGCGGCTGTCGATGAGTTCGGCCGGCTCGACATCCTCGTCGCCAACGCCGGCGTGCTGCGCGACCGCGTGCTCTGGAAGATGAGCGACGAGGAGTTCGATCTCGTCGTCGAGACCCATCTGCGCGGCACCTTCACGTGTGCCCGCGCCGCCGCATCCTTCCTGCGCGAGCAGGGCGAGGGCGGCCGCATCGTTCTCATCGGCTCGCCCGCGGGCCAGTTCGGCAGCTTCGGACAGACCAACTACGCAGCCGTGAAGGCGGGAATCGTGGCGATGGCGCGCACGTGGTCGCTCGAGCTCGCCCGCGCCGGCATCACGGTGAACGCCGTCGTCCCGACGGCGCTCTCGCCCATGACGGCCACGATCCCCGCATACGCGCAGGCGTGGGAGGACCATCTCGCGGGCCTCCCGGTCCCGGCGGAGCTCCGGCGGGAGAAAGCGCTGGGCACCCCCGACGACGTGGCACCGCTGGTGGTGTGGCTCGCCTCGGAGCGGGCCGCGGGCGTGACGGGACAGGCGATCGGGATCGGCGGCGACCGGCTCACCCTCTACGCCCACCCGCAGGTGCTCGACACCGACCATCGCGACGGCGGATGGAGTGCGGAGGAGATCGATGCCGCCTGGGCCGACCGCTTCGCCGCGCAGGCTCAGCCCTCGGGACCGCCCTCGCGGAGGGAGGACGCGTGA